Proteins encoded together in one Chitinophaga varians window:
- a CDS encoding DinB family protein codes for MKKQAIYPDPEYFGRYIDQVPDVTILEALEQSLQELQTLDKARLSELGNYAYAPGKWTVKDVFQHIADTERVFSFRALLFARNDKNTAPGFDQDLYAAEAFTAQRSFEDVLQELMLIRQSTLAFFRSLPDEGLLRYGTCWKYQMSVLAMGFTMVGHQIHHLRILRERYL; via the coding sequence ATGAAAAAGCAGGCTATCTACCCGGACCCTGAGTATTTTGGCAGGTACATTGACCAGGTACCCGACGTCACCATTCTGGAAGCCCTTGAGCAGTCGCTGCAGGAGCTGCAGACGCTGGACAAGGCCAGGCTGTCGGAATTGGGCAACTATGCCTATGCGCCTGGCAAATGGACCGTTAAAGACGTGTTCCAGCATATTGCCGACACGGAAAGAGTATTTTCCTTCCGGGCGTTACTGTTTGCACGCAATGATAAAAACACGGCACCGGGCTTTGACCAGGACCTCTATGCAGCCGAAGCCTTTACTGCACAGCGTAGCTTTGAAGACGTATTGCAGGAGCTGATGCTCATCCGGCAATCCACCCTGGCGTTTTTCCGCAGTCTTCCTGATGAAGGGTTATTAAGGTACGGCACCTGCTGGAAATACCAGATGAGCGTGCTGGCAATGGGCTTTACGATGGTGGGCCACCAGATACACCATCTCCGTATTCTCCGCGAAAGATATCTATAG
- a CDS encoding SDR family NAD(P)-dependent oxidoreductase, producing the protein MKRLENKIALVTGGSRGMGAAIVQQLAAEGATVAFTYNKGAEKAASVAAELTSKGQRSLAIAADSADPSAVVAAVDKTVAEFGRIDILVNNAGIAVMKPFEDYTLEEYNQTMDINARAVFVGSQAAAKHMGKGARIITIGSCMADRVSGPYGTLYAMSKSALTAFNKGLSRDLGPRGITVNLVQPGPVDTDMNPANSAHADAQRKNISLGEYGKVEDIASLVTFLASPESGYITGTAITIDGGTNS; encoded by the coding sequence ATGAAACGTCTGGAAAACAAGATAGCCCTGGTAACAGGAGGCAGCCGCGGCATGGGTGCGGCCATTGTTCAACAACTGGCAGCAGAAGGAGCAACCGTGGCATTCACTTATAACAAGGGAGCTGAAAAAGCAGCCAGCGTAGCGGCGGAGCTTACCAGCAAAGGGCAGCGCAGCCTAGCGATAGCAGCTGACAGCGCAGACCCGTCTGCTGTAGTAGCAGCAGTAGATAAAACCGTGGCCGAGTTCGGGCGTATAGACATACTCGTTAACAATGCCGGTATCGCTGTGATGAAGCCGTTTGAAGATTATACGCTGGAAGAATACAACCAGACGATGGACATCAATGCCAGGGCTGTGTTTGTAGGTTCACAGGCTGCCGCCAAACATATGGGCAAAGGCGCCCGTATTATTACTATCGGCAGCTGCATGGCTGACAGGGTTTCTGGTCCGTATGGCACGCTTTACGCCATGAGCAAATCGGCGCTTACAGCTTTCAACAAAGGCCTGTCCCGTGACCTGGGCCCAAGAGGCATTACCGTTAACCTGGTACAGCCCGGCCCGGTTGACACCGACATGAACCCTGCCAACAGCGCGCATGCCGATGCACAAAGGAAAAATATCTCACTGGGAGAATATGGTAAAGTAGAGGATATCGCTTCCCTGGTCACTTTTCTGGCTTCGCCGGAAAGCGGCTACATTACCGGTACCGCTATTACTATAGACGGCGGCACTAACAGCTAG
- a CDS encoding DinB family protein yields MINTIITPATATTELVNYAKGFAAYELWAVKTTVEWLKTKDATLLETPVTSSYGTIKETLKHMWATSAWWVKNLRGEHPSLSFGPLECNESVAEVLEGVVKQAEELLELISAMTPEQLVQAYPVTIPFTGDFNIPGYEMLSQITHHTTYHRGQIVTMGRHLGITDASNTDYMFYLLVGEKRY; encoded by the coding sequence ATGATAAACACTATTATCACCCCTGCAACTGCCACTACAGAACTGGTTAACTACGCTAAAGGTTTTGCTGCTTATGAATTATGGGCTGTTAAAACTACCGTGGAATGGTTAAAAACGAAAGATGCCACCCTGTTGGAAACACCAGTGACTTCCAGCTATGGAACGATTAAGGAAACACTGAAGCACATGTGGGCCACTTCTGCCTGGTGGGTAAAAAACCTCCGCGGCGAACATCCGTCACTCTCTTTTGGTCCGTTGGAGTGCAATGAGTCCGTCGCAGAGGTGTTGGAAGGAGTAGTGAAACAAGCTGAAGAATTGCTGGAACTGATCAGCGCGATGACGCCGGAGCAACTGGTACAGGCTTATCCTGTAACCATCCCGTTTACCGGCGATTTTAATATTCCGGGTTATGAAATGCTGTCGCAGATTACACATCATACTACCTACCACCGCGGACAGATAGTAACCATGGGACGCCATCTTGGTATTACCGACGCTTCCAATACAGACTATATGTTTTACCTGCTGGTAGGTGAAAAACGCTACTAG
- a CDS encoding MarR family winged helix-turn-helix transcriptional regulator encodes MRLEDEIKQVKFANDYQRAMLNIIFTANWLEVGVSHLLKKYDLSSQQYNVLRILRGSRPNPLNLLDIQERMMDKMSNATRLVEKLRQKELLTRIQCPTNRRKVEIEITDKGMEVLKELDPLMDESDELLAKKLTAAEVKLLGDMLDKLRD; translated from the coding sequence ATGAGACTGGAGGATGAAATAAAACAGGTAAAATTTGCTAACGACTATCAGCGGGCCATGTTGAATATCATATTTACGGCAAACTGGCTGGAAGTGGGCGTTTCGCACTTATTGAAGAAGTATGATCTGTCTTCCCAGCAATACAATGTACTGCGTATCCTGCGGGGCAGCCGGCCTAATCCGCTGAATCTGCTGGATATCCAGGAGCGCATGATGGACAAGATGAGCAACGCTACCCGACTGGTGGAGAAACTGCGCCAGAAAGAGTTGCTGACACGTATCCAATGCCCTACCAATCGCCGTAAGGTAGAGATCGAAATTACTGACAAAGGCATGGAAGTACTGAAAGAACTGGACCCTTTAATGGACGAAAGTGATGAGCTGCTGGCCAAAAAACTCACCGCAGCGGAAGTGAAGCTGCTGGGTGATATGCTGGACAAGCTGCGTGATTGA
- a CDS encoding DoxX family protein, translated as MLKRLLQTDDNIVSFIIRVTVAIVMLPHGLQKLLGMFGGHGFKGTMNFFTSNGTPAFLAFLVIITESIGSLLLLFGFATRLWALMLSAVMLVAISMHAANGFFMNWGGTQAGEGFEYHILVLGILLALLIKGAGRWSADRQLTK; from the coding sequence ATGCTTAAACGCTTATTGCAAACAGATGATAACATTGTTTCCTTTATTATCCGCGTGACTGTGGCCATTGTTATGCTGCCACACGGTTTGCAGAAACTGCTGGGTATGTTTGGCGGCCATGGTTTCAAAGGCACCATGAACTTCTTCACCTCCAACGGTACGCCTGCTTTCCTCGCCTTCCTGGTGATCATCACCGAAAGCATCGGTTCTTTGCTGCTATTGTTCGGTTTTGCCACTCGTCTGTGGGCACTGATGTTGTCTGCCGTGATGCTGGTAGCTATTTCCATGCACGCAGCCAACGGGTTCTTTATGAACTGGGGCGGCACACAGGCCGGCGAAGGGTTTGAATATCACATCCTGGTGCTGGGCATCCTGCTGGCACTGCTGATCAAAGGTGCAGGCCGCTGGTCTGCAGACCGTCAACTGACTAAATAA
- a CDS encoding YceI family protein has protein sequence MKKAFFSTALLVLASIASFAQVKWNADPAHTAIIFSVKHLGINYVQGHFAKFTGAIETTDSTNFQNAKVDFTADVNSINTGIDQRDGHLKSDDFFNAAQYPDINVKSVSFKKVAGNKYIMLADVTIRNTTKRVPFDVTYNGVVRDPWGLWRAGFTAKATINRLDFGVKYADKLPSGVYAVAPTVDILVNAEIVKK, from the coding sequence ATGAAGAAAGCGTTTTTTTCTACCGCCCTCCTGGTATTAGCCAGCATCGCCTCTTTTGCACAGGTAAAATGGAATGCCGATCCGGCCCATACTGCTATCATTTTCAGCGTAAAACACCTCGGCATTAACTATGTGCAAGGCCATTTCGCCAAATTCACCGGCGCCATTGAAACTACAGACAGCACCAACTTTCAGAATGCAAAAGTAGATTTCACTGCCGATGTGAACAGCATCAATACCGGTATAGACCAGCGTGACGGTCACCTGAAATCAGATGACTTCTTCAATGCCGCGCAATATCCGGACATCAACGTAAAAAGCGTGTCCTTCAAAAAAGTTGCCGGCAACAAATACATCATGCTGGCTGATGTTACCATCCGTAACACTACCAAACGTGTACCCTTCGACGTTACCTACAATGGCGTTGTAAGAGACCCATGGGGACTGTGGAGAGCAGGTTTTACCGCCAAAGCTACCATCAACCGTCTGGACTTCGGCGTGAAATATGCAGACAAGCTGCCTTCCGGCGTATACGCAGTAGCTCCTACTGTTGATATCCTGGTAAACGCTGAAATCGTTAAAAAGTAG
- a CDS encoding DEAD/DEAH box helicase, whose protein sequence is MKFEQYHISSEIKDSLAELGFKRPTDIQFKAIPSILKGDDVMAIAQTGTGKTAAFAIPVLHRLQQQDRYQRKGKYEVKCLVMVPTRELAIQIAEVFQQIGQYTELRILALVGGVDQGPQIKFLEKGVDVLIATPGRMFDQLNQQHLDLSKVQTLILDEADHMLDLGFIRDIRDVIRHIPRQHQTLFFSATLDKDIKDLAYSVVNNPIRIQISPEDPVSKNVTHSVAYVEMDDKRFFLERLVREFPDKKILVFVRTKVRAERVVAAMARVGISSLAMHGGKEQDDRLQVMEEFKKGDVRVLITTDVNARGIDIPNVDYVVNYDLPDVPENYVHRVGRTGRGVQKGRAVSFCATEEKPLLDAIQKFIGKEITEMKINKGDYEDTIRFSEEAPNDNWQLLIDQHQEEMAKLGKKKKKKK, encoded by the coding sequence ATGAAATTTGAACAGTACCATATATCTTCTGAAATTAAGGATAGCCTCGCGGAATTGGGCTTTAAACGTCCTACGGACATTCAGTTCAAAGCTATTCCCTCTATCCTGAAAGGAGATGACGTGATGGCCATTGCCCAGACAGGTACGGGCAAAACGGCCGCTTTTGCCATTCCGGTGCTGCACCGGCTCCAGCAACAGGACCGCTACCAGCGGAAAGGCAAATATGAAGTGAAATGCCTGGTAATGGTGCCTACCCGTGAACTGGCCATTCAGATCGCGGAAGTGTTCCAACAAATCGGTCAGTATACGGAACTCCGCATACTCGCCCTCGTGGGCGGCGTGGACCAGGGACCACAGATCAAATTCCTGGAAAAGGGCGTGGACGTGCTCATTGCCACGCCCGGCCGCATGTTTGACCAGCTGAACCAGCAACACCTGGACCTTAGCAAGGTACAGACACTGATCCTCGATGAGGCCGACCATATGCTGGACCTGGGCTTTATCCGCGATATCCGCGATGTGATCAGACATATCCCCCGTCAGCATCAAACCCTCTTTTTCTCCGCTACGCTCGATAAAGACATCAAAGACCTCGCTTATTCCGTGGTCAATAACCCCATCCGTATACAGATCTCCCCTGAAGATCCGGTGTCTAAAAATGTCACCCACTCCGTGGCCTACGTGGAAATGGATGATAAACGTTTCTTCCTGGAGCGGCTGGTAAGGGAATTTCCGGACAAAAAAATACTGGTATTTGTACGTACCAAAGTACGTGCGGAAAGAGTGGTGGCTGCCATGGCCCGTGTGGGGATCAGCTCCCTGGCCATGCATGGCGGCAAAGAACAGGACGATCGCCTGCAGGTAATGGAAGAATTCAAAAAAGGCGATGTCCGTGTACTGATCACCACCGATGTAAATGCCCGCGGCATTGATATCCCCAACGTGGATTATGTGGTCAATTACGATCTGCCGGACGTGCCGGAAAACTATGTGCACCGTGTAGGCCGTACCGGCCGCGGCGTACAGAAAGGCCGTGCTGTCTCTTTCTGTGCCACAGAAGAAAAACCCCTGCTGGACGCTATTCAGAAGTTTATCGGTAAGGAAATCACCGAAATGAAGATTAATAAAGGGGATTATGAAGATACCATCCGTTTTTCTGAAGAAGCGCCTAATGATAACTGGCAGCTGCTGATAGACCAGCACCAGGAAGAAATGGCCAAACTGGGCAAGAAAAAGAAGAAAAAGAAATAA
- a CDS encoding YceI family protein, with translation MTNWKIDESHSEIGFKVKHLMITNVSGYFTRFSGSIQTESEDFHDATISFEAAADSIDTQNQQRDEHLRNGEFFDATNHPKISFTSTKVKKIDGEKYKLLGNLTIKGQTHPIELDVEHSGVTVDPWGQHKAGFALKGRLHRTDYGLRWNATTEAGGIVLSDEVKLNMEIQLVKS, from the coding sequence ATGACTAACTGGAAAATTGATGAATCACACAGCGAAATAGGATTCAAAGTAAAACATCTCATGATCACCAACGTGAGCGGCTACTTTACACGCTTCTCCGGCAGTATTCAGACAGAAAGCGAGGACTTCCACGATGCGACGATCTCTTTCGAGGCCGCCGCCGATAGTATCGATACTCAAAACCAGCAACGTGACGAGCATCTGCGCAACGGCGAGTTTTTTGATGCTACCAACCACCCTAAAATCAGCTTCACGTCAACAAAAGTGAAAAAGATAGACGGCGAAAAATATAAACTGCTGGGAAATCTTACTATCAAAGGCCAAACCCACCCGATCGAACTGGACGTGGAACATAGCGGCGTTACTGTTGATCCGTGGGGCCAGCACAAAGCCGGTTTTGCCCTGAAAGGCCGCCTGCACCGCACTGATTACGGCCTGCGCTGGAATGCCACTACCGAAGCCGGAGGCATCGTTCTCTCCGATGAGGTGAAACTCAATATGGAAATACAGTTGGTCAAATCCTGA
- a CDS encoding DUF4184 family protein, with translation MPFTISHIAIVLPFTCRQRPFLSLTGLMIGAMVPDFFYFVLFDPYFDDGHQWWGIFLYDIPLALLLAFLYHELAKPALIRYLPAWAAARLHHFRYFQWSSYFRKNFLVVILSIIAGTLTHFFLDGFTHGHGYFVQLFPFLQGEAVLFGEPMEIWYVMQYLTSAVGLLLLFWFFMRLPRPYLPAEVQGRHKPVFWLFIIVIASAILLFYRQQPHMFHKSMDYLAIVMAAVFYGFFAVVLGQKLTKL, from the coding sequence ATGCCTTTTACGATCTCTCATATAGCCATTGTTTTGCCATTCACCTGCAGACAGCGCCCTTTCCTTTCTCTGACCGGCCTGATGATAGGTGCGATGGTGCCTGACTTTTTTTATTTTGTCCTCTTTGATCCTTATTTCGATGATGGTCACCAGTGGTGGGGCATTTTCCTATATGACATTCCGTTGGCGCTGTTACTGGCGTTTTTATACCATGAACTGGCCAAACCTGCGCTGATACGTTATTTGCCTGCCTGGGCCGCTGCGCGGCTGCATCATTTCAGGTATTTCCAGTGGAGCAGTTATTTCCGGAAAAATTTTCTCGTGGTGATTTTGTCCATCATAGCCGGCACGCTTACACATTTTTTCCTGGATGGTTTTACCCACGGGCATGGATATTTTGTGCAGTTGTTTCCTTTTTTGCAGGGAGAAGCCGTCCTTTTCGGTGAACCGATGGAGATCTGGTACGTGATGCAATATCTCACTTCAGCTGTGGGACTGTTGTTATTGTTCTGGTTTTTCATGCGTCTTCCGCGGCCTTATCTGCCAGCGGAAGTACAGGGCCGTCATAAGCCGGTATTCTGGTTGTTCATTATCGTTATCGCCAGTGCCATCCTGTTGTTTTACCGGCAGCAGCCACATATGTTCCACAAGAGCATGGACTATCTTGCCATTGTGATGGCGGCTGTTTTTTATGGATTCTTTGCAGTAGTATTGGGTCAAAAACTAACGAAGTTATGA
- a CDS encoding DUF1697 domain-containing protein yields MTRYVAFLRAVNVGGRQVKMEALRALLEQAGLKNVKTYIQSGNVIFDSGAKGIALEPKIEQLLKKNLGFDVPTCIRSMAEIQAVLDNNPYPGVVPDKDLQIYIAFLQTHPGKEAAAVLETMQNDIETYRMHNREVYVLMKKNTGAPPFSNNYLEKKLGLVATTRNLATVSKMLTF; encoded by the coding sequence ATGACCAGGTATGTTGCATTCCTGCGGGCCGTCAATGTAGGGGGCCGGCAGGTAAAAATGGAGGCACTCAGAGCGTTGCTGGAGCAGGCAGGGCTAAAAAACGTAAAGACATACATTCAGAGCGGCAATGTCATCTTCGACTCCGGCGCCAAGGGCATAGCACTGGAACCCAAAATAGAACAGCTGTTGAAGAAAAACCTGGGCTTTGATGTCCCCACCTGTATCAGAAGTATGGCAGAGATACAGGCAGTGCTTGACAACAATCCTTATCCGGGCGTTGTTCCGGACAAAGACCTGCAGATATATATCGCCTTCCTGCAAACCCACCCCGGCAAAGAGGCTGCGGCGGTCCTGGAAACCATGCAGAATGATATTGAAACCTACCGGATGCACAACAGGGAAGTATATGTGCTGATGAAAAAAAATACAGGCGCGCCTCCCTTCTCCAATAACTACCTCGAAAAGAAACTGGGCCTTGTGGCCACTACGCGAAACCTGGCCACCGTCAGTAAAATGCTGACATTTTGA
- a CDS encoding RNA polymerase sigma factor: MNQEIFLGILRQHESILHKICRLYRDTPEDREDLFQEIIYQLWKSYPSFQGQAKLSSWIYRIALNTALASFRKKKPRVSYPDSLPDNIVVPAPVPTEQQEQLFQALQQLSDAEKAIITLYLEDLSYQEIAAITGIDVNYVGVKLNRIKGKLKTILKS, translated from the coding sequence ATGAATCAGGAAATATTTTTAGGCATACTGCGGCAACATGAGAGCATTCTTCATAAGATATGCCGATTGTACCGTGACACGCCGGAAGACCGGGAAGACCTTTTTCAGGAAATCATTTATCAGCTTTGGAAGTCGTATCCGTCTTTCCAGGGCCAGGCCAAGCTGTCTTCCTGGATTTACCGCATTGCCCTGAATACTGCGCTGGCCTCTTTCCGGAAAAAGAAGCCGCGGGTCAGCTATCCCGATTCCCTGCCAGACAATATTGTTGTTCCTGCTCCGGTGCCGACCGAGCAACAGGAGCAGCTGTTTCAGGCCCTGCAACAGCTTTCTGATGCCGAGAAAGCGATCATCACCCTGTACCTGGAAGATCTTAGCTACCAGGAGATAGCGGCCATTACCGGCATTGATGTGAATTATGTCGGTGTAAAACTCAATCGTATTAAAGGTAAACTGAAGACCATTCTAAAATCATGA
- a CDS encoding serine hydrolase domain-containing protein yields the protein MLGCLVLAAGLWLNESIKATEAARPEPRENKQHISVAAPPDTSHTGTAALPAGIPKADRIFNAFMKKYHVPGMAVAITRNGKLVYAKGFGVADRRTGEKVTAHSRFRIASVSKSITAVAILKLVETGKLSLQDKVFGAGALLGTTYGSNPYDHRLQAVTVQHLLQHTAGGWSNTANDPMFSHPGWSVDTLLARTIDQQPLEYDPGTVYAYSNFGYCILGRIIEKVTGKSYADYVQTAVLQPAGIHHMEIGGNTLSERKPGEVAYYGQQGQQPYNFNLSRMDAHGGWIASATDLALFLTAIDGFNTRADILSPASVKTMTTGSAANTGYALGWAVNAWNNWWHAGSLPGTASEIVRAANGFNWVVLCNTRTDKAFFNDLDGLVWKVVNDRQLAWPDTDLFLRLNP from the coding sequence ATGTTAGGTTGTTTAGTATTGGCTGCAGGCCTATGGTTGAATGAATCGATAAAGGCGACAGAAGCCGCACGGCCGGAGCCGCGGGAAAACAAACAACATATTTCTGTGGCAGCGCCACCTGACACTTCACACACTGGCACCGCTGCATTACCTGCCGGTATACCGAAAGCTGACCGTATCTTCAACGCTTTCATGAAAAAATACCATGTGCCGGGAATGGCCGTGGCTATTACCCGCAACGGTAAACTCGTGTATGCCAAAGGGTTTGGTGTGGCCGATCGCCGTACCGGTGAAAAGGTGACTGCGCACAGTCGTTTCCGTATTGCCAGTGTCTCCAAGAGTATAACGGCCGTGGCTATACTAAAACTGGTGGAAACCGGAAAACTCTCTTTACAGGACAAAGTATTTGGCGCCGGTGCCCTGCTGGGCACTACTTACGGCAGCAATCCCTACGACCACCGTTTGCAGGCTGTCACCGTACAACACCTGCTGCAACATACCGCCGGTGGCTGGTCCAATACAGCCAACGATCCTATGTTCAGCCACCCCGGATGGTCGGTCGATACGCTGTTGGCCCGCACAATAGACCAACAGCCGCTGGAGTATGACCCGGGCACGGTATACGCCTATTCCAATTTCGGCTACTGTATCCTGGGACGGATCATCGAAAAAGTGACGGGTAAAAGTTATGCTGACTACGTACAAACGGCGGTATTACAACCTGCCGGTATCCATCATATGGAAATTGGCGGTAACACCCTGTCGGAAAGAAAACCCGGCGAAGTGGCGTACTATGGCCAGCAGGGGCAACAACCCTATAATTTCAACCTTTCCCGGATGGACGCCCATGGCGGCTGGATAGCCTCCGCTACCGACCTCGCCCTGTTCCTCACCGCCATCGACGGTTTTAATACCCGCGCGGACATATTGTCTCCCGCATCTGTAAAGACGATGACCACCGGATCGGCAGCGAATACCGGCTATGCGCTTGGATGGGCGGTCAACGCCTGGAATAACTGGTGGCACGCAGGCTCCCTTCCCGGTACCGCCAGTGAAATAGTGCGCGCTGCCAATGGCTTTAACTGGGTGGTACTGTGTAATACCCGCACCGATAAAGCTTTTTTCAATGATCTGGATGGGCTGGTGTGGAAGGTCGTGAACGACCGGCAACTGGCGTGGCCGGATACAGACCTGTTTCTCCGTCTCAACCCGTAA
- a CDS encoding glycerophosphodiester phosphodiesterase family protein, with product MKRILILLLGGSLLGLSSKAQQKTDVQAHRGGMGLMPENTVPAMLNAVKLGARTLELDCIITADNKVVVSHDAYMSAEFMRKPDGSDITKEEQKKLALYSMTYDSIRKYDAGTKPHPRFPQQQKMMVHRPLLADLIDSVEAYVKQHHLKPVYYNMETKSSPDGDGVYNPTPDVFVERVMAVINQKKIAARVTIQSFDIRTLQVLHKKWPKQKTALLIGNQQSFAANIAELGFVPDIYSPNFKLVTPELIKEAHAKKVQVLPWTVDEEADLQQLLSLGVDGIITNYPDRLIKIVGSYQR from the coding sequence ATGAAACGTATCCTTATTTTATTGCTGGGAGGAAGCCTTCTCGGCCTTAGCAGTAAAGCCCAACAGAAAACGGATGTGCAGGCCCACCGTGGCGGCATGGGGCTGATGCCGGAGAATACGGTCCCGGCCATGCTGAATGCTGTCAAACTGGGTGCACGCACGCTGGAGCTGGACTGTATCATCACAGCAGACAATAAGGTGGTTGTATCACACGACGCCTATATGTCAGCAGAGTTCATGCGCAAACCCGATGGCAGCGATATCACCAAAGAAGAACAGAAAAAACTGGCGCTGTATTCCATGACCTACGACAGCATCCGTAAATATGATGCCGGCACCAAACCGCATCCCCGTTTTCCGCAGCAGCAGAAAATGATGGTACATCGTCCGCTGCTGGCGGATCTTATCGACAGCGTGGAGGCATATGTGAAACAACATCACCTGAAACCGGTGTATTACAATATGGAGACTAAATCCTCTCCGGATGGCGATGGTGTTTACAACCCTACGCCGGACGTATTTGTTGAGCGGGTAATGGCCGTGATCAACCAGAAAAAAATCGCTGCCAGGGTGACTATACAATCTTTCGACATCAGGACGTTACAGGTACTGCATAAAAAATGGCCCAAACAAAAGACCGCGCTGCTCATCGGCAACCAGCAGTCGTTTGCCGCCAACATTGCGGAACTGGGATTTGTACCGGATATCTACAGTCCTAATTTCAAGCTGGTAACACCGGAGCTGATCAAAGAAGCACATGCAAAAAAAGTACAGGTGCTGCCATGGACAGTGGATGAAGAGGCCGATCTGCAACAGCTGTTGTCTTTGGGCGTAGATGGCATCATCACCAACTACCCCGACAGGCTGATTAAAATCGTAGGCAGCTATCAACGCTAA
- a CDS encoding OmpA family protein, protein MKRMLMTSRYWVYALLAVTFMASCASSKKSASPHVYMTKQYKELKNVLNEAEVSIIKDSLKVIFPNNVLFASSSDELKPEIRPTFGHFADVLNKYSKTKILITGHTDSTGSANYNRELSEKRAVHAKELLNEFKVNNDRMFTWGLADRDPIASNSTEEGKARNRRVEFVILYDVKD, encoded by the coding sequence ATGAAAAGAATGTTAATGACCTCACGTTACTGGGTATACGCTTTGCTGGCCGTTACTTTTATGGCTTCCTGCGCATCATCAAAGAAAAGTGCCAGTCCGCATGTTTACATGACCAAACAGTACAAAGAACTGAAGAATGTGCTGAACGAAGCGGAAGTAAGTATTATCAAAGACAGTTTAAAAGTGATCTTCCCTAATAACGTATTGTTCGCTTCTTCCTCTGACGAACTGAAACCTGAGATCAGGCCGACATTTGGTCATTTTGCGGATGTATTGAACAAATACAGCAAAACAAAAATCCTGATAACAGGCCATACAGACAGTACTGGTTCTGCCAATTACAACCGGGAGTTATCTGAGAAACGCGCTGTGCATGCCAAAGAGCTGCTCAACGAGTTCAAGGTAAACAACGACCGGATGTTTACCTGGGGCCTGGCGGACCGCGATCCGATAGCCTCCAACAGCACCGAAGAAGGCAAAGCCAGAAACAGGCGGGTAGAATTTGTGATCCTTTACGATGTAAAAGACTAA
- a CDS encoding flavin reductase family protein, producing MHIDSHPAILYFGTPVVLISTINEDGSYNLAPMSSAFWLGWRCMIGLGSSSQTVQNLVRTGECVLNLPSVAEAAAVDRLALTTGADPVPEKKLQRGYRHVKEKFALAGFTPTVSSTVAAPGAAECPVQLEARLIAQHRLAQDDPPQYGRIITFELKIEKVHLDTSILMDGEPDRVDPDKWRPLIMSFQHFYGLGTKVHPSALAQIPERLYR from the coding sequence ATGCATATAGACAGTCATCCGGCGATTCTTTATTTTGGCACACCCGTGGTGCTGATCAGCACTATTAATGAAGACGGCAGTTATAACCTGGCGCCCATGTCATCAGCCTTCTGGCTGGGATGGCGTTGTATGATCGGGCTGGGAAGCTCTTCCCAGACAGTGCAAAACCTGGTCCGTACCGGGGAATGTGTGCTCAACCTGCCATCTGTAGCCGAAGCCGCGGCAGTTGACCGGCTGGCGCTGACTACCGGAGCCGATCCCGTGCCGGAGAAGAAACTGCAACGGGGCTACCGCCATGTAAAAGAAAAATTTGCCCTGGCAGGGTTTACACCAACCGTTTCCTCCACCGTAGCCGCACCGGGAGCGGCAGAATGCCCGGTACAACTGGAAGCAAGGCTGATAGCCCAGCATCGGCTGGCCCAGGATGATCCGCCGCAATATGGCAGGATTATCACCTTTGAACTGAAAATCGAGAAAGTACACCTTGACACCTCCATCCTGATGGACGGAGAACCGGACAGAGTGGACCCCGACAAGTGGCGCCCGCTGATCATGAGCTTCCAGCATTTTTATGGTCTGGGCACCAAAGTACATCCATCTGCACTGGCGCAGATTCCGGAGCGGTTGTACCGCTAA